Part of the Nicotiana tabacum cultivar K326 chromosome 20, ASM71507v2, whole genome shotgun sequence genome, AAAAAACTGAGCTCAGGcaagagatagaccaatttggctTAGATATCCATGACATGCAGGCTTaattgaataaaaaggttgaGGCGTCTGATGCCCTACAATCAATTTTTATGGATACTGGCCAACTTGTGGAGCGGAAAGAGGAATTCCAACTATTcgaccaaaatattattaatgatgtCAAGGTTGACGAAGAGTGCAAAATTGAAGATGTCAAAAATAATGCAATTTTGGAGTTTGAGCGTATTGGACCTCATTCTAAGCACTTTTCAATATTATGTTTGGTTGGTAACATGGAAATTGATCCATTCAAGCATATGGAGGGGTTAATAGATGAGGAACAAAGTgtttatattctgaaatttgccATACCAAGGAGGCAAAACGACATCCCGTACTTAAgggccaagaagtgcaagatgcgatatctattgcttggttcctttattttTATACCACCGCCCCATGAACGTGACAGAAAAAATGATGCAAAATTGGGGGCACAATTCATATCCtcaaagtggaaggaaaagtgaTGAAAGTTAtggcgtcgtgtcgcgacgttaaattaaGCGCTTGTTGGGAAGTAAcccaattttatttttcttttttacttttgctttttttattgtattattatttgtagtgttatttttgtattttgtaggaGTACGAGCAAGGAGTCAAAGCCAGTAGGCATGTGCAAAAGCGAGTAGGTGGTTGAAACTAAGTGTCAGGTACCCGCACAAGGGATcatacctgggagaagtctgagtatcccgtgagctgctaattcttcggcctttggcctaccagggagtctttTTACTCTCTTGTTATTTTtcagtgtgcattgaggacattgcataATTTTAAGTGTGAGGTGAAGAAATTGTCTGGGTGATTTTCTGTGCTATCTTATCTTCGTTATAGTACTAGTTCTTAGTGTAATAgtagtttttgttaaaaaatagaaggaaaagaaataaaaaggaatCAGAAAACTGggactttttctgatgatgaattttgtggacaactttcttgagggattaacgtccaataaaataaaaaattcaaaaatattttctttttgttctagtTAGTTTTAGTTAGGTAATAATCCCTCTTGTTTTTTCTTTGTGCATCGGTTCTTTTTCAGGAAATGTaacttgaaccgggtaattttttatttttatttttaggattagattttttttaggagtagaaaAAGAGGGAGAAGAAAAAGCTTTATAACTTGTTTGATACTAGCATATTTAGGCCTATGCTTGAGTAGTACTTTCCTCTGAGTGCTTGAGTAACGAATAAAATAGCAGACTTTCGACACCTAGGCCCAGGGTTGTGACTCTGTATATaccttattcttattttgttgttCGCTATAATCATGTCTGTCTTAGAGTAGAATTGATCCATCTTGATTGATACTTGTGCCATGTGTGGTAAGGATTTGTTACATATATTCCATGTTTTGCatcttagtctagaacttgccctgcatGTTATTGAAGCGAAATAAAAGTGTTGCTCTATTTAGAAGATGATAATAGACTTTCTTTGATATGTCTTGTGAATTTTAGCCTTTTTAAATATTGTACCACTAGTTAGCCATTTGAGCCTGTAGCCTTTTGTTTGGAAGCCGTATTTTTGCCTTGATCCTTTTGTTGAATCCCCAGTTTTTGCTTCATGCTTCCTTGAGCATTGTTGCTTAGACCGtgatattaattgataaatttgaagaaTGAGGTGGTTAAGTGAAAAATGGTGACCAATGATGGCTGAAAGGTGATGAAAAGGCCCTCTTGAAAAGAATGTGACTTGGAACAAAAAATTGctttgaaaaaatatatgaatgAATTGTTCTTGATACGAGGGAAATACTTGTGAAACAGTTGATGAAGAAAGGGTTGAAAATTAAAAGTGAAGAGTAGAAAATAATGGGTGATGAAGTCTAAATTTGCAAAGTGCTTAGGGAAGTGTAAGTCACTATTATATAATTCTCCTACCCGTCCCTTGGCCAACATTACAACCCATTAATGTCCTATTTGATTCTATTCGAGTATATTTAATTAGTAAAGATgtacataatgggcaagcctataGTTTGGACTATTCATTCTTTGATTTGAGTGTATGGACTATTTATTCTTGTGAGGTCACTTGTTTCATGATAGATAGATAATGTTATTAGCTTCTTTGACAGAGTAGGTGAGCGAGATTAAATTTGATAAGTTAGAGTCCGTCTCTGAGGTTAGGAGGTTAGaagtttgttgtttgtttgtgacTTGTATATCTTGCACGATGATGAGGAAGTGTATATCTGATGGTTTGAGTTGCTATAGGGCCTAATTGTTAGTATCTACAGAAGTGGTGGTGTTTCTAGGCTTAATTTATTGAGAGCGAATTTAATGCTTACTCGAGGACGAACAAGAGTCTAAGTGTGAGGTGTTGATGTTCggccaaaaatgcatatatttactCATTGTTATCTCATATTCTAGTACTTTTAATCGTCATTTGAGTATtagttatattattttgtgtgcttaATATTATGTTTTAACCGTGTAAGAATAAAATGGTGTGAAAATAAAGAGATGTAGAGCAAAATTGAATAAAacacgaaaaaaaaaaaagaaaattaaaataatataaaagggGGGACACCCTTTGGGTTTTGTCCCCCAACGTGGAGACAACAAAGGAAAATTTTACAATTCAAAAGAAGGATCAAAAGAATTGGAGACAGAAAGAATTGAAACGCTACTGCCTCAATATTAGGGTTGAACAAATTTTCGTATGCCATTCTCAGAGAGGAAATATATCAACTTGTCAATATTAGGCCATCTTTCAGACTCAATATAAGGAATAATGTCGAGGGTAAACTTGGTAATTGGTCCTGAACGAAGGGTCAAAATATGGCGGATAATCCTTGTTCCACAAGAATGCTTTTTGCTGGTAGAAGGCAACATATTAACACTAATCGCAATAAGAACCTGTAGAAAATAAACATTAAtatcaaaaggaaaaatcataCTAATCACATATCTGGGAGTTGTTCAGATTTGttattctaaaaagaaaaatcataagAACAGAACATCAATAGATACACAATAAGgagaaagttaaaaaaaaagtGTCCAATAAttggtcaatttttttttaatgaagaAACTTAAGTGTTTGAACAACTTTTACATCAAGCCTTAGTTTCAAACCAATCCAAAATGTTATTTCAAATAAACGAAGGTCAACATCAATAACAGCGTTAACCCCATCAAGTTTTAAGCAAAACCCAAATGAATTTCAGCTGATTTAATTATAcccaaataataaaaatgaattTCAGCTGATTTAATTGTTGAGTTTTGTAAGAAAATGAAGAGAGATGTATACACGTGTTAAATGGGCGACAGCACATTTTAAGTTTAAGATGAATAAATTGCAATTGCCTCCTATTTAGTTTGGTAAAACTACAGTTAGGCCCTTTATGTAGCTGGTCAAATTGATTTTAAACTCTTTTTAGCTTTTTCCAATATTTGACAAAGTTAAAAATTgcttaatagcctgtttggccaagcttttgggatgccaaaaatatttttattttttgtcaaaAAAGTCCTTTTTGGAAAATTTAAGATGTTCGgctaaaataaaaaacaaaatactTTTGAGTAGCAGGAGAAACAATTTTTCTGTTTTTGGGGAGAAACTATAAATTCTATATTCTTCCAAGAAGCAAAAGTAGAAAACTAATttattcaaaataaaaataaccttataataaaTTTATATTCTCCAAATTATCCCTTGTTAATTtaacattttttttcctttttctttttatttcaaccatacattttttctctattttattttactcatatttttattctctttctcctATTCCTACGAGTAGATTTCAAATTTATATTGAACGAtgtattttgatatatttaaattatcgtgtaaacaataagtaatacCAAACATTCAATGTTATTACATTGGAAtaactatattttttatattgaaaattttaatttatatttttactttacgttttatattttaattaaattcttttataataaatgtttaatttatttttttcttgaataATACTAATCGCAAATTCGAACCTTTACTGTCCTTTTtcataatttgatacttaaaaacgTTTTTTAATaagattggccaaacacaatgaGCTTGCAAAAAGCACTACTCAAAcaaattagtcaaacacaaattgctattttacaaaagtattttttcaaaaagtatttttaaacAAAAGCAGCTCTAAAACAAGCAAAAAAGTAATAAGTTAGGTCATCCCAACTTATCAtttttttggcttaaaagttatttccgctaaaaaaaaaaatttaagtcaATCCAGACGGGCTCTGTGACTGACAACCTTTAATCAGTAGCTAGAATTAGGagatatataaaattaaaaagcacTGCAAGGGAATAAAAAGTAAAGTCTACTATACAAATTTACAAACGAGACTATTGAGAACTCACCAACCTTTAACGAGGAAATAACACTAAAGTAACAGCTATTTAACTTCACCTATTTAACTTCACTCTATACTAGAAATCACAAACTTTATACCCCTTCACTGGCTCTATCATAAGAAAAACAAATTTCCTTAAAAAAGTATACATCGAAAATTCTGGTTTATTACTTCTCTAACATCCATGGATGAAAATGCACTATGGGCTAACAGTTAGAAGCGGATCCttaatttgaagtttatgggttcttaCAATAACCTCAAATAAAATGTGTAAAACCCTTTTTGTCGAAATAATTATTGATAATAAAgaaggtaaatcttagccaaacatAATTGATTCCAGATCCAAATATACAGAGTGCGAAATAGGAGAATAATAAGAACGCGTGAGATTTCTTAATGTAATAATCGTACATCAAACATGAGAGATAAGCTTACATCTAAGGTAGATATACATCATAATCACGAGGGCAAGGAAAGGGAAGAGAGGTAATTGTTGATGAGGAAGAGATTCCACTTGTTTTTCTCTATCGTCCTCGCTCTCTCCCATGAATCCTCCCCTTTATCTGAGCTTTTTCCCCATATATATAGTTCCTTTTCCTTTTATCCAATGGTCTTTGATCGGtgtacccacctaattgttatgtatcgtagttaacccttttgagcctgtaatcttgtttctttggcaaccacattacaagccttacccatttgtttgaattaaccatctatttgaatcttctaacctctcatgagcacttgaattatgatgatttatgtaaaagttaaagtgtggggtggttggtttggcttttgagtggaactaatgaaattaggagaaatgtgcactgttttgaacaagtaagagccacttgaattggaaaaaaaaaatatagttgtattgctgcgaaaaaaagaagaagtatttCTTTAATAAGTGGTGACTCTTgctgtaattgtgcttaaagaagtatgggtaatatacattgatgtgaaggtggagttttggtttgacataagtatgggtttgaatgttaaagtatatgtattaaagtgcttagggaggtgtaggcactcttatatctaaatatatcctacccgtcccgtagcctacattacacaaataaagtcctaattgatcctagattgaatgagctcgattagtggaGTCGTACACTACGGGCgagcttatggtgcatcttttgtggaatatgaatgttatttctgagagtaagtgaattctttctattttgagttcttaagtgttcttaaattttattgtatggaactactctcttttgttgtgtgaggacacttgattcatgaaggaaaggtaatgttagtgacctctatgttagagtaagtgagtgagttgtgaataatgtgtggtacttgtgagtcaaatcttgagatGAAGATATTACACTTTTGTGCttattctattttaaatactcttggtgtgatgagttaggagaattgtttaacaAGGTCGTGTCTATAGAAacgtgtagtttgattgctcgaggatgagcaatggtttaagtgtggggtattgatgatagactataattacgtattttagtcgcttattacactcaaatttactgcactttagttgagtttgcactttaatcgctagtattttgcactaacggtgtattttatgccttgtaggagtgattccgagctatatagatgttatggaatgaattcaagtaatttggagctttgaagtctgagtaaaaacccaaggaattaagccgggatcgtattcggggatcaacggttgatagagcaacaaaacgaagaatcgagtaggcatattgcgcactatctagtaaaatgcacataacgtttTCCTCAGAAATCCATTTGGGCTCCATAATATATGTTTGGAAAGCTAAATCAAAGGTCTACAAcgttcatgttttacgtttttccaaattctaaACGCAACAGGGTGAAAAATGCGGTCGAAATCGCGACCGCAGACCTGAGGCGGGCTGAGGCAGTATACCTGCCATATACCGCGTTTGTACCGCAGTCGGACCGCGGCAGTCCAGACGTGAAATAttgtcctttttcgcgtaggagaaggtataattgtttggcCCGAtgctacttggtatatatacatgaaaaaacaGTATTTTTAAGGGgttggacatacttttgacacatattcaaCCTAAGGAAgtagagacacaataggagcaagtcggagaattcttctacgagtttttccttcctcttcctattttttattgttggttatgatttgtagtattgtagttttacatactattatgaatagctaatttgttatctagggttttgatggaaccttttgtaggataaattcttgttatgtttttatataattgagccgtaatattttctttatttgttcaactatattattcttgtggttgattgaagggccctcaattagctgtgcctatttagtatgtattactcaggagagagtgcatagttaggtagttgttgaacaacatcactcccgacgtatgtgaggaatcaataaccaagggtttaaaggtaggattagggataacgaaactttgggtgcgatctaagtgagctgtaattatagccagctagcgtaactcgagagagtatgtctagtaaattgtcgtaattactcgggagagaattacaacacgcagagcgctcatgatcggtagagaatacttaggcaaaattatataAGACATAGCGGGAAAGATTCCGACAactggggaaatcataactctagaccttcttaatcttttctccaacctgtagtatctttagtgttattttattatgttaaTTTGTTAGCtagttagttaaacacaagaatcttaatatttataagttagaaattgttcaagcttgtcttcttggtgaaaGTGAACAACTATAACTAaatcttagttctctgtgggattcgactctggacttgtaaaccggattatatttacaACGACAACATTATCCTTTTCATAAGACATAGTCGGGTGTGATCAGATATCATAATAAATGGTTGCCAAAGAGAATCTgcagaaaataaacaagaataagatAGGTAAGGAATCTTCAAATAGTCTGCTCTGCTCTTTTTAGGCTTATTTTGCCTATTTAGTTGAACTAGAACCATATGCACGTGCCGGCTTTTCTTTCTCACAGCTTAAAACTACTGTAACATTGAACTACTGGAACACATCTAAAATGTATTTGGTACACAATTAGAATATGCACATGATTACCacatttctttaaaaataataactggTCCGAGTAAACAATTtttaccacaaaaaaaaaaaaaaaaaaaaaaaactgcagGAAGGAAAGTGAGAAAAAACCAGAACAAACAAATTAAGAAGATTCTCAAATGACCTAAAATGACTTCATGAAGCCTAAAACGTAAAAAACCATCTAAAGACGTGAACTTCTACTCCCTCTATTCATTCATTTAACATAACAATTAAGTGTACTTAAGGCAAACTGTTGTAGTTAGTGAGATATAAACGTTAAGTATTGTAATTTGGAGTTTCATTTTTGACTTGTTGAATGAAAATTTCCACTCCTGTTGATTCTCTCTCACTATATATGTGTTTGTAGGAGTCCTAATTTCTCTCTAAATTCAAGTGAAGCAAATCATGATAACCCCATCAAGTTTAAAGCAAAACCCAAATTCAATTTAAGCTGATTTAGTTATACCCAGTATATAAAAATACAATCTTGGTTTCAAAATTCTACAGAACCCCAAAACCCTAATAAAAACACATGACTTGTGTAAGCAATAAAGATAAAAGTAAGTGTAGCCAAAGATCATGATCTGATTAATCGGGGATACTAATAGTAATCTACATCATATACAACTTCTGCTTTAGATGACGCCCGCTGGAATTTTGATATCTCTGCCTTTACTTTGACATATATTCTACCATTCAATGCATAGTGGGGGTCGATTACCATTTTGACCAGCGCTGGAGACTTTGCCAATAGAAGCTTCATCAGCTGCATTTCAGGCCTTGTTCCTGATATATTTATAAGCTTAACTGCCTTGAGGTGATTCAATGTCATATCTGAGAAAGCTTCCACTTTAAGACATTTTAGAGTTCCCCAAATATTATCATCAGCGTCATCTTCATCCACCTAATAAAGATTACCATAAGTCCATCTCTCTAAACTTACTGAGGATAAAAAGTAGTATAAAAGGCAGTTTGGTGCACAAAGCTCTGGCTATGAGCAGGGTTTGAGGAAAGACCGGACCATAAGGGTTTgcacgcagtcttaccctgcatttctgcttgaggctgtttccacggcttgaaccctgACGTACTGGTCACATGAcatcaactttaccagttacgccaaggttACCTTTCGTAAAGAGTagtatgaaaataaaaaagaaagaaaaggccagaccacaagggtctattgtacgcggccttaccctgtatttctgcaagaggttgtttccacagcttgaacctgtgacctcctggtcatatggtagcaactttaccagttacgccaaggctaaGGCTCCCTTTCATAAAAAGTAgaatgaaaataaggaagaacGGAAAGTCAAAAACCTGAATTTTCAGATATTGCAAACATGGGAAGCTTCTAATCAAGCAAAGAGCACATGCGACGACCTTGAATCCATTCAGAGAAATCTCAGATAGGTAAAGACGTTTGACACAGTTAAGATCAAAGGGAAGCCTTTTTGGTACAACTTCACCTGCTCGAGCAAAGAACTAGGAAGAAAACGTGAAAATTCAGGATGACTTGAAGCCCAAAAGATGTTCCATCAGTAAATATACATACCAAATGAAATGATGAAGCATATTTACCTTGATACTATCGCTATCCAAATGGAGAAGCTCAACAGAAATAAAAGACTCAAAAAATTTGGCAATATCAAAGTTATCAGCCCTGACAAATCCTGTATCTACAAGTGAAAGTTTTGCAAGAAGAGGGACATCTTTTAAAGTAATAAACTGTATACTGCCTGTGAACTTAAAGGATATCAACTTGGGAGCTTTAATTTCAACAACGTTCAAATGTTGTGGGATTTGCAGCACCAACCGCTCGAGCAACGGACAATGATAGATTAAACTTTCAAGAAATTTCGACGATATTGTGACATCATGTAGTTCTAAGCTAATTAACCTATCAAATCCATCGAATGCTGATGGAGGATGTATTAAACAGTTTTCC contains:
- the LOC107782413 gene encoding F-box/FBD/LRR-repeat protein At1g13570-like, producing the protein MPPTGTNQYCYRTSPPHMFSNLPENVIDEILICLPFKEAVRTSVLSKQWKYNWCRLPELTLDGTIWTSKKDFLLFSTSEITYFINHILILHDGPITKFILDVPRMISCPKIDDLIYFLSKNGIQHLVLKLPLCGHNKLPSSLFTCFQLRHLTLENCLIHPPSAFDGFDRLISLELHDVTISSKFLESLIYHCPLLERLVLQIPQHLNVVEIKAPKLISFKFTGSIQFITLKDVPLLAKLSLVDTGFVRADNFDIAKFFESFISVELLHLDSDSIKFFARAGEVVPKRLPFDLNCVKRLYLSEISLNGFKVVACALCLIRSFPCLQYLKIQVDEDDADDNIWGTLKCLKVEAFSDMTLNHLKAVKLINISGTRPEMQLMKLLLAKSPALVKMVIDPHYALNGRIYVKVKAEISKFQRASSKAEVVYDVDYY